The region CTCGCCGAGCACGGCACCCCGGAGGCCGCGCTGGCCGCCGAGCACGTCGGCGGCGGCTACAGCGAGCCCGTCCCCACCAGCTAGACCCCTTCCGGACAGAGGAGAACAACATGGCAGGCGCCACCGTGCCGGTGACGAAGGACACGTTCTTCGAGAACGTGCTCCAGAGCGAGAAGCCGGTCCTGGTCGACTTCTGGGCCACCTGGTGCGGCCCGTGCAAGATGGTCGCCCCGGTGCTGGAGGAGATCGCGGCCGAGCACGCCGAGAAGATCACCGTGGCGAAGCTCGACATCGACGCCAACCCGTCGATCGCGCGGGACTACCAGATCATGTCGGTGCCGACCATGATCCTGTTCCAGGGCGGCAAGCCGGTGAAGCAGATCGTGGGCGCGAAGCCGAAGGCGGCGCTGCTCAACGACCTGTCCGACGTTCTCGCCTGAGTGCAACCCGGAGCGTGACCCGTCCGTCCAACGAAGGACGGACGGGTCACGCTTTTTCGTGCGGGTAACCACTCCCCGTAGCCCAACGTGGGTCATCCGTTCAGGCAAGGCACAATGAGGCGTCAACCGGCGCGTCGACGGACGTCGGCGCCATAGTGAACGAGGGGTACATGCCGCTACTCCGCCGCGGGGATTTCGGTCCGGACGTCGCCGAGGTCAGGGCCACGCTGACCGGGCTCGGGTTGCTGTCCGATCCGCAGCCGTCGCAGGTGTTCGACCTCCCGGTCGAGCACGCCGTGCGCGCGTTCCAGCAGCGGCGGGGTCTCATCACCGACGGCATCGTCGGCCCGGCCACGTACCGCGCGCTGCGCGACGCCACGTTCCGCCTGGGCGACCGCCCACTGGCGTTCCTGATGTCCCAGCCGGTCACCGGTGACGACGTGTTCGCGCTCCAGGAGCGCCTGCTGGAGCTGGGGTACGACGCCGGGCGCGCGAACGGCGAGTTCGGCCAGCAGACCGAGCAGGCCCTGCGGAGCTTCCAGCGGGACTACGGGCTCATCAGCGACGGGATGTGCGGTCCCGACACGGTGCGGGCGCTGCGCCAGCTCCAGCCCAAGGTGCGCGGCGGCAGACCGGTGTTCCTGCGCGAGCAGGAGCGGGTCCGCAAGGCCGGCCCGAGGCTGTCGGGCAAGCGGATCATCATCGACCCGGGCCACGGCGGACCGGACCGCGGTGTCGTGGTCGACGGCGTGTCCGAGGCCGACGTGATGCTCGACCTGGCCAGGCTGCTGGAAGGCAAGATGGCCGCGACCGGCATGGAGGCCCTGCTCACCCGGGGCCCCAACAACTGCCCGGACGAGGGCCAGCGGGCGAAGTTCGCCAACGAGGCCGGCGCCGACCTGATCCTGTCGCTGCACAGCGACGCGAACCCGTCCACGGTGGCCGCGGGCGTGGCGAGCTTCCACTTCGGGACCGGCAACGGCACGTCGTCCACGGTCGGCGAGGCCCTGGCGGGCTTCATCCAGCGCGAGATCGTGGCCCGGACGGGCATGCACGACTGCCGGACGCACCCGAAGACGTGGGACATGCTGCGGATGACGAGGTGCACGGCGGTGCGCGTTGAAGTCGGCTACCTGA is a window of Saccharothrix espanaensis DSM 44229 DNA encoding:
- the trxA gene encoding thioredoxin — translated: MAGATVPVTKDTFFENVLQSEKPVLVDFWATWCGPCKMVAPVLEEIAAEHAEKITVAKLDIDANPSIARDYQIMSVPTMILFQGGKPVKQIVGAKPKAALLNDLSDVLA
- a CDS encoding N-acetylmuramoyl-L-alanine amidase codes for the protein MPLLRRGDFGPDVAEVRATLTGLGLLSDPQPSQVFDLPVEHAVRAFQQRRGLITDGIVGPATYRALRDATFRLGDRPLAFLMSQPVTGDDVFALQERLLELGYDAGRANGEFGQQTEQALRSFQRDYGLISDGMCGPDTVRALRQLQPKVRGGRPVFLREQERVRKAGPRLSGKRIIIDPGHGGPDRGVVVDGVSEADVMLDLARLLEGKMAATGMEALLTRGPNNCPDEGQRAKFANEAGADLILSLHSDANPSTVAAGVASFHFGTGNGTSSTVGEALAGFIQREIVARTGMHDCRTHPKTWDMLRMTRCTAVRVEVGYLTNPEDRARLANPSFRDVVAEGILVAVKRLYLLGKDDQPTGTFTLDDLMRHELTTGQAR